In a single window of the Roseofilum reptotaenium CS-1145 genome:
- the smc gene encoding chromosome segregation protein SMC, which yields MVHVKGVQLTNFKSFGGTTAVPLLPGFTVISGPNGSGKSNILDALLFCLGLSSSKGMRAERLPDLVNHAKGEKRKATVEASVTVTLDVSDVERSIWEEEEDPEGEIELDPEWHITRRLRVTPAGTYTSTYYMNGEACTLTQLHEHLNRLRIYPEGYNVVLQGDVTSIISMNGKARREIIDELAGVAQFDRKIDLAKEKLTEVKEKEENSRIIEQELISQRDRLAKDRAKAEKYQTLRTELLQKQEWEAVLRWRSLRAEEGKLREAIEAGDRTQGEFQDNLEALNTQISQVSEELDGLNARVKSLGEEQLLALQSTLATQQAQLSQLETRQQELETTEQQLKHHREKTEQEIHEDRQTLETIQHQYNLETQALSGLQDSRDQAQASLTETREQAQAIASASQEWVDRQTALNHNIEEILKTLEPQRTEQAQLTERQSQLTRTLEEQNTRIATLEPNIASQHESATGLEVEVIELSQRIQVVAQTLSTAEYDQQTQQQTQKRLLNEQRDKQRQLDKLEAQVQAQQEAAGTYASKLIMQTQIPGVHGLVASLGQVDKRYQLALEIAAGSRLGNIVVEDDNVAAQAIALLKQKRAGRATFLPLNKIRPGRRPDNGFSAEGFLDYAVNLIQCDPRYDTIFAYVFGNTAVFATLNTARPHIGNLRMVTLDGELLEASGAMTGGSQSQRSSLRLGMGAASSESAQQRALEDRINEIEGLLAQIEVELGNLSDATKKASAELMEVRGQHREKQLQLEQCRKQIQSEQQQCDRARELLAQTEHDLNQTRTRLEYLNRELPQQQSQLDEYRHSLAQLEENQAPKEWQAIQEQLREKESLLDRRELALRGCEQQLQELDKKRDRTNEKIRQGLERVNELKQNESTTMSQNTRIRRQQADIKGQMAQTTGQLAILEETLGAEKQQRDAVEENLRQLHLNRQQLQWQQQKLAENQNTRRQNLIALQNQIQEVKAELPDPLPEVPEKLKMKELEQTLRQLQKQLQALEPVNMLAIEEYEHTTERLEALSEKLAILEKERTELLLRVENFTTLRFRAFMESFDAVNENFQQIFAELSEGDGHLQLDNAEDPFSGGLNLIAHPKGKPVQRLASMSGGEKSLTALSFIFALQRYRPSPFYAFDEVDMFLDGANVERLSKMIKKQSLGSAQFIVVSLRRPMIEASERTIGVTQARGGFTQVLGITNTSEVAS from the coding sequence ATGGTTCACGTTAAGGGCGTGCAACTGACCAACTTCAAATCCTTTGGGGGAACAACGGCTGTGCCGTTGTTACCTGGGTTTACCGTGATTTCCGGGCCGAATGGGTCGGGAAAGTCTAATATCTTAGATGCTCTGCTGTTTTGTTTGGGCTTATCCAGCTCGAAGGGGATGCGAGCGGAACGGCTGCCGGATCTGGTGAACCATGCAAAGGGGGAGAAACGGAAAGCAACGGTGGAAGCGAGTGTGACGGTTACGTTGGATGTTTCGGATGTGGAGCGCAGCATCTGGGAGGAGGAAGAAGATCCAGAGGGTGAAATAGAATTAGACCCAGAATGGCATATTACGCGCCGCCTGCGGGTTACGCCAGCCGGAACCTATACGTCAACCTATTATATGAATGGGGAGGCTTGCACCTTAACTCAGTTACATGAGCATCTAAACCGGCTGAGGATCTATCCGGAAGGCTATAATGTGGTGCTTCAAGGGGATGTGACGAGTATTATCTCGATGAATGGGAAGGCGAGACGGGAAATCATTGATGAGTTGGCAGGGGTGGCTCAGTTTGACCGTAAGATTGATTTGGCGAAGGAGAAGTTAACGGAAGTTAAGGAGAAGGAAGAGAATTCTCGGATTATAGAACAGGAGTTGATTTCCCAGCGCGATCGCCTGGCCAAAGATCGGGCGAAAGCAGAAAAATACCAAACCCTACGCACGGAACTGTTGCAGAAACAGGAGTGGGAAGCGGTGTTGCGCTGGCGCTCTTTGCGTGCGGAGGAAGGAAAACTGAGGGAAGCGATTGAAGCGGGCGATCGCACTCAAGGTGAATTTCAGGATAACTTAGAAGCACTGAATACTCAAATTTCCCAGGTAAGTGAAGAACTCGATGGACTGAATGCACGGGTGAAGTCTTTGGGGGAAGAACAGTTATTAGCGCTCCAGTCTACGTTGGCAACTCAACAAGCGCAACTGAGTCAACTGGAAACTCGGCAACAGGAACTTGAAACCACCGAACAACAGTTAAAACACCATCGGGAAAAAACGGAGCAGGAAATTCATGAAGACCGGCAAACCCTGGAAACCATTCAGCATCAATATAATTTGGAGACTCAGGCTTTGTCGGGATTGCAAGATAGTCGCGATCAGGCTCAGGCTAGTTTAACCGAAACGCGGGAACAAGCCCAGGCGATCGCCAGCGCTTCTCAAGAATGGGTCGATCGCCAAACGGCTTTGAATCACAATATTGAAGAGATTCTCAAAACCCTAGAACCCCAACGCACAGAACAAGCACAACTGACGGAGCGCCAAAGCCAATTAACCCGTACCCTAGAAGAACAGAATACTCGCATTGCCACCCTAGAACCGAATATTGCCAGCCAACATGAAAGCGCGACTGGGTTGGAAGTGGAAGTCATTGAGTTATCCCAGCGCATTCAGGTAGTGGCTCAAACTCTCTCCACCGCAGAATATGACCAGCAAACCCAGCAGCAAACTCAGAAAAGATTGCTGAATGAACAACGGGATAAACAACGACAACTCGATAAACTAGAGGCGCAAGTACAGGCCCAGCAAGAGGCGGCGGGAACTTACGCCAGTAAACTGATTATGCAAACCCAGATCCCTGGCGTTCATGGGTTAGTCGCCAGTTTAGGCCAGGTAGACAAGCGCTATCAGTTGGCGCTGGAAATTGCGGCTGGGTCGCGATTGGGGAATATCGTTGTAGAAGATGATAACGTAGCTGCCCAGGCGATCGCCCTCCTGAAACAAAAACGAGCCGGCCGCGCGACGTTCTTACCCCTAAACAAAATCCGCCCCGGTCGCCGTCCAGATAACGGTTTCAGCGCTGAAGGCTTTCTCGACTATGCCGTTAATCTGATTCAATGCGACCCCCGTTATGACACAATTTTTGCCTATGTTTTCGGCAACACTGCCGTGTTTGCCACCCTCAACACTGCAAGGCCCCATATTGGCAATCTGCGCATGGTTACCCTAGACGGGGAACTTCTGGAAGCCTCTGGAGCCATGACGGGGGGCAGTCAGTCCCAGCGATCGAGCCTGCGCTTGGGTATGGGTGCAGCCAGTTCTGAATCAGCCCAGCAGAGGGCGCTAGAAGACCGGATAAACGAGATTGAAGGACTTTTGGCTCAAATTGAGGTGGAACTGGGAAACTTGTCAGACGCGACAAAAAAAGCCTCTGCGGAGTTGATGGAGGTTAGGGGGCAGCACCGGGAAAAACAATTGCAACTGGAGCAATGCCGAAAACAGATCCAAAGCGAGCAGCAACAATGCGATCGCGCTCGCGAACTCTTAGCGCAAACAGAACATGACCTGAATCAAACTCGCACCCGTTTAGAATACTTGAATCGGGAACTGCCTCAACAACAGAGCCAACTGGATGAGTATCGTCACTCTTTGGCTCAGTTGGAAGAAAATCAAGCACCGAAGGAATGGCAAGCGATTCAAGAGCAACTGCGGGAAAAAGAAAGTCTATTAGATCGGCGAGAACTTGCTTTGAGAGGATGCGAACAACAGTTACAGGAATTGGATAAAAAACGCGATCGCACCAATGAGAAAATTCGCCAAGGTTTAGAGCGGGTTAACGAACTCAAGCAGAATGAGTCTACCACCATGAGCCAAAATACCCGCATTCGTCGCCAACAGGCAGATATTAAGGGGCAGATGGCGCAAACGACGGGGCAATTGGCAATCCTGGAAGAAACCCTAGGTGCAGAAAAGCAACAAAGGGATGCAGTGGAAGAGAATTTGCGCCAATTGCATCTCAACCGTCAACAATTGCAATGGCAACAACAGAAACTAGCGGAAAACCAAAATACCCGTCGCCAAAATCTGATTGCGCTGCAAAACCAGATTCAAGAGGTGAAAGCCGAGTTGCCCGATCCGTTGCCTGAAGTTCCGGAAAAACTGAAGATGAAGGAACTCGAACAAACCCTGCGCCAACTGCAAAAACAATTACAAGCCTTAGAACCGGTGAATATGTTGGCGATCGAAGAATACGAACATACCACCGAACGCCTGGAAGCCCTGAGCGAAAAATTGGCAATTCTGGAAAAAGAGCGCACGGAACTCCTGCTCAGGGTAGAAAACTTTACGACTCTGCGCTTTCGGGCGTTTATGGAATCCTTTGATGCCGTAAATGAAAACTTCCAACAGATCTTTGCCGAACTCTCGGAAGGAGATGGACATCTACAACTCGATAATGCTGAAGATCCCTTTAGCGGCGGACTGAATTTAATTGCCCATCCCAAAGGGAAACCAGTGCAGCGTTTAGCTTCCATGTCGGGAGGTGAAAAATCCTTAACTGCTCTGAGCTTTATTTTTGCCCTCCAGCGCTATCGTCCTTCTCCATTCTATGCTTTTGATGAGGTGGATATGTTCCTCGATGGGGCGAATGTGGAACGGCTCTCGAAGATGATTAAAAAACAAAGTTTGGGTAGTGCCCAATTTATCGTCGTCAGTCTCCGTCGTCCGATGATTGAAGCTTCGGAGCGCACCATCGGCGTGACTCAAGCTAGAGGCGGATTTACTCAAGTTTTGGGCATTACGAATACCAGTGAGGTGGCTTCTTAG
- a CDS encoding universal stress protein, translating to MFKTVLFPINKSQETLAATEVVMDIVKTYGSHLMLLSVLENEVTEEDGSRDPMTSHEQIAELLNKVQSGFSKNGIEAQILERQGNPAFTICDVADEMDVKLIIMGSRGVGLTEEGPKDSITNQVINLSPCPVLIIP from the coding sequence ATGTTTAAGACTGTTCTCTTTCCGATTAACAAAAGCCAAGAAACCTTAGCAGCCACTGAGGTCGTGATGGATATTGTCAAAACCTATGGCTCTCATCTGATGCTGCTCTCTGTCCTGGAGAATGAGGTGACCGAAGAAGATGGGTCGAGAGACCCGATGACCTCCCATGAGCAAATTGCTGAACTTTTAAATAAAGTCCAAAGTGGCTTTTCTAAGAATGGCATTGAGGCTCAAATCCTGGAACGGCAAGGGAACCCGGCTTTTACTATCTGCGATGTCGCCGATGAAATGGATGTCAAGCTGATTATCATGGGAAGTCGGGGGGTTGGTCTGACGGAAGAAGGGCCAAAGGATAGTATTACCAATCAGGTGATTAACCTTTCTCCTTGTCCCGTCTTGATTATTCCCTAA
- a CDS encoding O-antigen ligase family protein — protein MDSMKNKDSSDKKGFPSPARSTIVYTLLFTLSIIIINPWGSSRGEIWTQPKCAVLALIAICNLYLLWKSGETLHIPKSWFTSKLLWEIFLLIGFISTLLSPFPIRSLFGQDQMGDGWLYWLLIAAFTLSNTLVLKRYPQLLPAQLYGFLIGGILLALSTFPQLIDWRIDYTATTGQLLRDHILVSTIFQNHQPIGFYSHRGHAAFVLAALGVMAVACRQLRWVSLPTTVTIIIPIAIALFLANTRMALVAFIFGILYLSGRKYYRRLIPLILVVILMIGVMTTTRQISGLSGIKQMTSDRMYLWELATRGIGKRPLFGWGFNGFGIAYPYIRSPKDTPNVVRLGHLSYDVVSENGSLRTLPLITYKAHNLILDTILSVGILGMLSYTALWGYGIFLVVRSPNGKLLAVAIAYWVFTLTWFECAQFTHIACWTLSLGINTSSQPIEE, from the coding sequence ATGGACAGCATGAAAAATAAGGACTCCAGCGATAAAAAAGGTTTTCCCAGTCCCGCGCGAAGCACTATTGTTTACACCCTATTATTTACCCTTAGTATCATTATCATTAATCCTTGGGGAAGCAGTCGGGGAGAGATCTGGACTCAACCCAAATGTGCTGTACTGGCTCTGATTGCGATCTGCAATCTCTACCTACTGTGGAAAAGTGGGGAAACTCTACACATCCCCAAAAGCTGGTTTACCTCTAAACTTCTCTGGGAAATATTTCTGTTGATCGGATTCATTTCTACTCTCCTGAGTCCGTTTCCCATTCGATCGCTATTCGGTCAAGATCAGATGGGAGATGGTTGGCTCTACTGGTTGCTGATCGCAGCTTTCACTCTCAGTAATACCCTGGTTTTAAAACGATATCCACAACTATTGCCCGCTCAACTCTACGGCTTTCTCATCGGTGGCATTCTTCTGGCTTTGAGTACCTTTCCCCAGTTGATTGACTGGCGTATTGATTACACGGCAACCACCGGACAATTACTGCGAGATCATATCCTCGTCAGCACTATTTTTCAGAATCATCAACCCATCGGTTTCTACTCCCATCGCGGCCATGCTGCATTTGTGTTGGCAGCCCTTGGCGTGATGGCGGTTGCTTGCAGACAGCTCAGATGGGTATCGTTGCCAACAACCGTGACGATAATCATTCCGATCGCGATCGCCCTATTTTTGGCCAATACTCGGATGGCTCTTGTTGCTTTCATCTTTGGCATTTTATACTTGTCAGGAAGGAAATACTATCGACGACTAATTCCCCTTATTTTGGTGGTCATACTGATGATTGGGGTCATGACTACCACCAGACAAATTTCAGGTTTGTCTGGGATTAAACAAATGACTTCAGACCGAATGTACCTGTGGGAGTTAGCCACTCGTGGGATCGGCAAACGCCCTTTATTTGGCTGGGGTTTCAATGGTTTCGGCATTGCTTATCCCTATATCCGATCGCCAAAAGACACGCCCAATGTCGTCCGCTTGGGTCATTTAAGTTACGATGTAGTGAGTGAAAATGGCAGCCTGCGTACATTACCTTTGATTACCTATAAAGCTCATAATCTCATTTTGGATACGATTTTATCCGTTGGCATTTTGGGAATGCTCTCTTATACGGCATTGTGGGGATATGGTATTTTCCTGGTTGTCCGATCGCCAAACGGGAAACTGTTGGCAGTGGCGATCGCCTATTGGGTTTTCACTTTAACCTGGTTTGAATGCGCTCAATTTACCCATATAGCTTGCTGGACTCTATCTTTAGGCATAAATACAAGCAGTCAACCTATAGAAGAGTAA
- a CDS encoding phosphoglycerate kinase, with amino-acid sequence MPKKTIANLSASDLSGKKVLMRADFNVPIDNGSITDDTRIRAALPTIQDLTGKGAKVILTSHFGRPKGKVNESMRLTPVAQRLSELLGKEVKKTNDCIGDEVAAAVASMNDGDVVLLENVRFHAGEEANDPEFVKQLASIADLYVNDAFGTAHRAHASTEGVTQYLKPSVAGFLIEKELQYLQAAIESPQRPLAAIIGGSKVSSKIGVIETLLEKCDKLLIGGGMIFTFYKARGMNVGKSLVEEDKLELAKALEAKAKERGVALLLPTDVVVADNFAADAKSQTVSVEEIPDGWMGLDIGPDSVETFKAALADCKTVIWNGPMGVFEFENFAKGTEAIARSLAELTKTGASTIIGGGDSVAAVEKVGVADQMSHISTGGGASLELLEGKELPGIAALDEA; translated from the coding sequence GTGCCCAAGAAAACGATCGCCAATTTGTCGGCTTCTGACCTCTCTGGTAAGAAGGTACTCATGCGGGCGGATTTCAATGTCCCCATTGATAATGGGTCTATCACTGATGATACTCGTATCCGTGCCGCTCTCCCTACCATACAGGATTTGACGGGCAAGGGGGCTAAAGTTATTTTAACCTCTCACTTCGGCCGACCCAAGGGAAAAGTGAATGAGTCCATGCGTTTGACTCCAGTCGCTCAACGGCTGTCTGAACTTCTGGGTAAAGAGGTGAAGAAAACGAATGATTGTATTGGTGATGAAGTCGCGGCTGCGGTTGCCAGCATGAACGATGGCGATGTGGTACTACTGGAAAATGTGCGCTTCCATGCTGGAGAAGAAGCGAATGACCCAGAGTTTGTGAAACAGTTAGCTTCTATTGCCGATCTTTATGTTAATGATGCCTTTGGAACAGCTCACCGGGCCCATGCATCTACAGAAGGGGTAACCCAATACCTGAAGCCTTCAGTCGCTGGATTTTTGATTGAGAAGGAACTACAGTATCTGCAAGCAGCGATCGAAAGTCCCCAACGACCCTTAGCCGCTATTATTGGCGGATCGAAAGTATCAAGCAAGATTGGTGTTATTGAAACCCTATTGGAAAAATGCGATAAGCTCCTGATTGGTGGGGGCATGATCTTCACATTCTATAAAGCGCGAGGCATGAATGTCGGTAAGTCTTTGGTGGAAGAAGATAAGCTGGAATTAGCCAAAGCTTTAGAAGCCAAGGCAAAAGAGCGGGGAGTAGCTTTGTTGTTACCCACAGATGTGGTGGTAGCGGATAATTTTGCGGCTGATGCCAAGTCCCAAACCGTAAGTGTTGAGGAAATTCCTGATGGTTGGATGGGACTCGATATTGGCCCGGATTCGGTGGAAACCTTTAAGGCGGCTTTAGCTGATTGTAAGACAGTAATCTGGAATGGGCCAATGGGTGTATTCGAGTTTGAGAACTTTGCTAAGGGTACAGAGGCGATCGCTCGCTCCTTGGCTGAACTGACCAAAACCGGCGCTTCTACCATTATCGGCGGTGGCGATTCCGTTGCGGCAGTGGAAAAAGTCGGTGTTGCCGATCAAATGAGTCACATTTCTACCGGTGGCGGCGCAAGTTTGGAACTGCTCGAAGGTAAGGAACTTCCCGGTATTGCTGCTTTAGATGAAGCTTAA